One region of Termitidicoccus mucosus genomic DNA includes:
- a CDS encoding IS1634 family transposase has protein sequence MFLRRKNKKARGIGYSYWHLCETVRTARGPRQRVVASLGKLDEAEVAGLRGGWDDLTALLRGEAPSSAAKTAGLPGLMPAIPAAPPVQWERADVGGLRVERTRDFGESYLGLALWHRLKLDELLAAAAGRESVAWSHMAALLTVARFCAQRSELGVAEHWYETTALDDLLGIDPTAVNDARLYRALDQLGQHKDALCAHLMARYRQWFGVRFEFLLYDVTSTYFEGVAERNAQARRGYSRDSRGDCKQVCIGLVCTPEGLPLSFETFAGNRADVTTVEEIVAAMETKYGMAERIWVMDRGMVSEANIAFLRGRKARYLVGTPKSWLRHEAALGKVRLAGGAGRAGSALRRAP, from the coding sequence ATGTTCCTGCGGCGGAAAAACAAGAAGGCGCGCGGCATCGGTTACAGCTATTGGCACCTGTGCGAGACGGTGCGCACCGCGCGGGGACCGCGCCAGCGGGTCGTCGCCTCGCTCGGCAAGCTGGACGAAGCGGAAGTCGCCGGCCTGCGCGGCGGCTGGGACGATTTGACTGCGCTGCTCCGCGGCGAGGCGCCGTCGTCCGCGGCCAAAACCGCCGGGCTGCCGGGTTTGATGCCTGCGATTCCGGCGGCACCGCCCGTGCAGTGGGAGCGCGCCGATGTCGGTGGCCTGCGCGTCGAGCGCACGCGTGATTTTGGTGAAAGCTACCTTGGGCTCGCGCTCTGGCACCGGCTCAAACTCGACGAGTTGCTCGCTGCTGCGGCCGGCCGCGAGTCGGTCGCCTGGTCGCACATGGCGGCGCTGCTCACCGTCGCCCGCTTCTGTGCGCAACGCTCGGAACTCGGCGTTGCGGAGCATTGGTATGAGACCACCGCGCTCGACGATCTGCTCGGCATCGATCCCACGGCGGTCAACGACGCCCGGCTCTACCGCGCGCTCGATCAACTCGGCCAGCACAAGGACGCGCTGTGCGCGCACCTGATGGCGCGTTACCGGCAGTGGTTCGGCGTGCGGTTCGAGTTTCTGCTCTACGACGTGACGAGCACCTACTTCGAAGGCGTGGCGGAGCGCAATGCGCAGGCCCGGCGCGGCTACTCGCGCGACAGCCGCGGCGACTGCAAGCAGGTCTGCATCGGCCTGGTCTGCACGCCGGAGGGACTGCCGCTGTCCTTTGAGACTTTTGCGGGCAACCGCGCCGACGTCACCACGGTCGAGGAGATCGTCGCGGCCATGGAAACCAAATACGGCATGGCCGAACGCATCTGGGTCATGGACCGCGGCATGGTCAGCGAGGCGAACATCGCGTTTTTGCGCGGACGCAAAGCGCGTTACCTCGTGGGCACGCCGAAGAGCTGGCTGCGCCACGAAGCGGCGCTGGGGAAAGTCCGACTGGCAGGAGGCGCAGGCCGGGCTGGAAGTGCGCTTCGTCGTGCACCCTGA
- a CDS encoding tautomerase family protein — MTPFGFLVRVAWFTGKTHKQKARVAAEITDSIVRNTGTDAKYIYVLFEDVKASDWAGEGKLFGAVPKRRKANRT, encoded by the coding sequence TTGACCCCTTTCGGCTTCCTCGTAAGAGTCGCCTGGTTCACAGGCAAAACCCACAAACAAAAAGCCAGAGTGGCCGCCGAGATCACCGACAGCATCGTCCGCAACACCGGCACCGATGCGAAATACATCTACGTGCTGTTCGAAGACGTGAAAGCCAGTGACTGGGCCGGCGAGGGAAAGCTTTTCGGTGCGGTTCCGAAGCGCCGAAAAGCCAACCGCACATGA
- a CDS encoding DUF5131 family protein — MNKTGIKWTDKTWNPVTGCQKVSEGCKYCYASTLAERFSGGKAYPNGFAMTLHPERLNQPKNLVKSQRIFVNSMSDVFWSAIPRSFVDQMFDVMEATPHLTYQILTKRPEAMLSYSRRRRFTKNIWVGVTVESQAVADRLDVLREVQTDGYRFVSAEPLLSPLAVDWSGLDWVITGGESGEHLMDATIRQSRALVTLANCRWTPRIDRIPWIRAIRDASKASKLAFFHKQWGGVINNIAGNELDGRIWEEYPYDAMARM, encoded by the coding sequence ATGAACAAGACCGGCATAAAGTGGACTGACAAGACATGGAACCCAGTGACGGGTTGCCAGAAAGTATCGGAGGGTTGCAAGTATTGCTACGCGAGTACGCTAGCGGAGCGTTTCTCCGGCGGTAAAGCCTACCCCAATGGTTTTGCGATGACGCTCCATCCCGAGCGTTTGAATCAACCGAAAAACCTCGTGAAGTCGCAACGCATCTTCGTGAACTCCATGAGCGATGTCTTCTGGAGCGCCATCCCCCGGTCATTTGTGGACCAAATGTTTGATGTGATGGAGGCGACTCCGCATCTGACCTACCAGATTCTCACCAAGCGTCCCGAAGCCATGCTGTCCTACAGTCGGCGGCGACGGTTTACGAAAAACATCTGGGTGGGTGTTACTGTGGAGAGTCAGGCGGTGGCCGACCGTCTGGATGTGCTGCGAGAAGTCCAGACGGATGGCTATCGGTTTGTTTCCGCCGAGCCTCTGTTGTCGCCACTCGCCGTGGACTGGTCTGGCTTGGACTGGGTCATTACCGGAGGCGAGAGTGGCGAGCATCTGATGGATGCGACCATCCGCCAATCGAGAGCCTTGGTGACGTTGGCCAATTGCCGTTGGACCCCACGAATCGACCGGATACCGTGGATTCGCGCTATCCGTGACGCCAGCAAGGCAAGCAAGCTGGCGTTCTTCCACAAGCAATGGGGTGGTGTAATCAACAACATTGCTGGAAACGAACTGGATGGTCGGATTTGGGAAGAATACCCCTATGACGCAATGGCAAGGATGTAG
- a CDS encoding DUF134 domain-containing protein encodes MPRPTCPRRITHQPPSDYFKPAGIPLRDLQEIELAADEMEAIRLADAEDLYHTEAARRMRVSRQTFDRIVRRARQKIAQALAGGQALKILRPLKME; translated from the coding sequence ATGCCACGCCCGACCTGTCCGCGCCGTATCACGCACCAGCCGCCGAGTGATTATTTCAAACCGGCGGGAATACCGCTGCGCGATCTCCAGGAAATCGAACTCGCTGCGGACGAGATGGAAGCTATCCGGCTGGCCGATGCCGAGGATCTATATCACACCGAGGCTGCGCGTCGCATGAGGGTATCGCGTCAGACCTTTGACCGCATTGTGAGGCGCGCCCGGCAAAAAATCGCCCAGGCGCTGGCTGGCGGTCAGGCGTTGAAAATCCTGCGCCCCCTCAAAATGGAATGA
- a CDS encoding ARMT1-like domain-containing protein yields the protein MTADAGKHHKDNSRKVIPREWGLSPIRPSGAGVVPGPFECLPCLSRQLAMTAQLSDAGKQKRHAGIAEALMHLAMSEPDTPLPVVSEDLQRTVMRHTGGADSYADVRRRLSSAARALLPALLRLQQEARDPWPVAVRVSAAGNLMEQARDPEQAGAAMDAAWHAAVRGRLALDHGEELRQAAKDARRIVFLADNAGEVIWDSLLIDQLGASRVTLAARRLPYLHDALAEELVSPDDRMACEVAAFDDPPPGYAREHGTGSLDQLLAGADLVIAKGSEWPERLAGRVPAELCFFLFAPACHRIATRFGVPPKSLVAAHAAALTTLR from the coding sequence ATGACTGCAGACGCAGGCAAACACCACAAGGATAATTCCCGTAAGGTAATCCCTCGCGAGTGGGGTCTCAGTCCCATCCGGCCTTCCGGCGCGGGCGTTGTGCCCGGGCCGTTCGAATGTTTGCCATGCCTGAGCCGCCAACTTGCGATGACGGCGCAGTTGTCTGACGCCGGAAAGCAGAAGCGACATGCAGGGATTGCCGAGGCGCTTATGCATCTGGCCATGTCGGAGCCTGACACGCCGCTTCCTGTGGTCTCAGAGGATCTTCAACGCACGGTCATGCGCCACACCGGGGGGGCCGATTCCTATGCCGATGTGCGACGGCGGCTTTCCTCGGCGGCACGGGCTCTGTTGCCTGCCTTGCTACGCTTGCAACAGGAAGCCCGCGATCCCTGGCCGGTGGCGGTTCGTGTCTCTGCGGCAGGCAACCTGATGGAGCAGGCGCGCGATCCGGAACAGGCGGGTGCAGCCATGGACGCAGCCTGGCATGCGGCGGTCCGGGGCAGGCTGGCGCTCGATCATGGTGAAGAACTTCGGCAGGCGGCGAAGGATGCCCGACGAATTGTTTTTCTGGCGGATAATGCCGGCGAAGTTATCTGGGACAGCCTGCTTATCGACCAACTGGGAGCGTCACGGGTGACGCTTGCCGCCCGGCGTTTGCCTTACCTGCACGATGCGCTGGCAGAAGAGCTTGTTTCTCCTGATGATCGCATGGCCTGTGAAGTGGCGGCATTCGATGATCCGCCTCCCGGATACGCGAGAGAGCACGGCACCGGGTCTTTGGATCAGCTCCTGGCCGGTGCTGATCTCGTCATTGCCAAGGGCTCCGAATGGCCGGAGCGTCTGGCCGGACGAGTCCCCGCTGAATTATGTTTTTTCCTGTTTGCTCCTGCCTGTCACCGTATTGCGACGCGTTTCGGGGTGCCTCCAAAATCGCTTGTGGCAGCCCACGCGGCCGCACTCACCACGCTCCGGTAA
- a CDS encoding NifB/NifX family molybdenum-iron cluster-binding protein — translation MNIAIPLTDNSVFSLHYGGSIKVGLYEVDPQKRLILSSSEIIPPLAEPCEWGTWLCTQEVRVLLAGGIGSGAQACMAESGIQVIAGLPAAEPRELVQAWLDGRLVAGPNACKEHDGHHEHDEHHQGHSHGNAHHHCCH, via the coding sequence ATGAACATCGCCATTCCTCTCACCGACAACAGCGTCTTTTCGCTCCACTACGGAGGCTCAATCAAAGTGGGCCTTTATGAAGTTGATCCTCAGAAGCGTTTGATCCTGAGTTCCTCTGAAATCATCCCTCCCCTGGCAGAACCCTGCGAATGGGGCACTTGGCTCTGTACCCAGGAGGTGAGAGTCCTTCTGGCCGGAGGCATTGGGAGCGGTGCGCAGGCATGCATGGCCGAGTCAGGCATCCAGGTGATCGCCGGTTTGCCTGCTGCCGAGCCGCGGGAACTGGTACAGGCGTGGCTGGATGGCCGATTGGTCGCCGGCCCGAATGCGTGCAAAGAGCATGACGGGCATCACGAACATGACGAGCATCATCAGGGACATTCGCATGGCAACGCACATCACCATTGCTGCCACTGA
- a CDS encoding PaaI family thioesterase has product MATHITIAATEQTRKSLQSQFHSHCHACGMPGSGGLDLHFVTDSDGNVATDWFCPGNCQSYEGILHGGVIATLLDSAMVHALFARGIVAHTAELRVRYRRPVRIENSVRVTACTQSHTGPLHLTSATLIQDGVPCATARAKFMAVPSSAALPEGLF; this is encoded by the coding sequence ATGGCAACGCACATCACCATTGCTGCCACTGAGCAAACCCGCAAGTCGCTCCAAAGTCAGTTTCACAGCCATTGCCACGCGTGTGGAATGCCGGGCTCCGGCGGATTGGATCTGCACTTCGTGACCGACTCTGATGGCAACGTGGCGACGGACTGGTTTTGTCCAGGCAACTGTCAAAGTTATGAAGGCATTCTCCACGGGGGCGTCATTGCGACCTTGCTCGACAGTGCGATGGTGCATGCGCTTTTTGCCCGTGGTATTGTTGCCCATACGGCTGAATTGCGGGTGCGCTACCGGCGTCCCGTCCGGATTGAGAACAGCGTGCGGGTGACGGCTTGCACGCAGTCGCACACCGGCCCGCTCCATCTGACCTCCGCCACACTCATTCAGGACGGCGTGCCCTGCGCCACGGCCCGGGCCAAATTCATGGCCGTCCCCTCTTCTGCTGCCCTTCCCGAGGGCCTATTCTGA
- the sufB gene encoding Fe-S cluster assembly protein SufB, with product MKTHAIASFHRAPERLNCAQAVLFGYQSITHDRTIPVVDFKPFGGGRAPGGECGALHAACLLAPKAATEIRRAFRGCAGATRCKELNGFACLKCVELAAHLLNEHTLSKTILETPPVQSPQAGADSASSDMPRLPNIPDDPPAILPAERDAGIGLNGRTVEYLSDCKAEPSWLRAQRRAALHSFTAAERILQWAPPSLAEIPLDGLRYYSAPAAVREPSGRAGTARVLDALGVARDEAAFLGGSQAQIDGEVVYGSLAETWARAGVVFVDSTRGLIEHGSLFRPHFGTVVGRDENLFTRLNAAVFSGGSFIHVPPGVQLTAPLKCFMHLQGGGSTQFGRTLIVVGEGAEVTFFESCTSAARPGPALHCAVGEFVLGRDAKLNYVALQNWKPNVFNLAVLRARLAAGASIRWIDCNVGGRLTMKYPCALLEGEGASAEAMSISVARTGQHHDSGAKMFHLASNTSSTITAKSVSIGEGRSGYRGWVRMPASVHRCHNHTECDALLVDRASRTDTYPAIQVRGYDNTAQHEASVSRLDEEQIFYMRQRGLSEDVARGLSINGFVSDLVQRFPLQYSLEIKKLIELEMSGSVG from the coding sequence ATGAAAACTCACGCCATCGCCTCCTTTCACCGTGCGCCTGAAAGACTGAACTGTGCGCAGGCCGTCCTGTTTGGATATCAGTCCATAACCCATGACAGGACGATCCCGGTTGTCGATTTCAAACCATTCGGGGGCGGCCGCGCGCCCGGCGGCGAGTGCGGAGCGCTCCATGCCGCGTGTTTGCTCGCACCAAAGGCCGCCACCGAAATTCGCCGGGCATTCAGGGGCTGCGCCGGGGCGACCCGGTGCAAGGAGCTCAATGGTTTCGCATGTCTGAAATGTGTGGAATTGGCCGCTCATCTCCTCAATGAGCACACATTGTCAAAGACAATATTGGAAACGCCCCCGGTTCAGTCGCCGCAGGCAGGCGCGGACAGTGCTTCGTCCGACATGCCCCGACTGCCGAACATCCCGGATGATCCCCCCGCCATTTTGCCAGCCGAACGCGATGCGGGCATCGGATTGAATGGACGCACCGTGGAATACCTGTCGGACTGCAAGGCCGAACCCTCTTGGCTGCGCGCACAACGGCGGGCGGCATTGCATTCGTTTACCGCGGCGGAGCGAATACTCCAATGGGCTCCGCCCTCGCTGGCGGAAATTCCCCTTGACGGCCTCCGTTATTATTCCGCGCCGGCGGCGGTGCGGGAGCCTTCTGGCCGCGCAGGCACAGCCCGCGTGCTTGATGCGCTCGGAGTGGCCCGCGACGAGGCCGCGTTTCTTGGCGGCTCACAGGCGCAGATCGATGGAGAGGTTGTGTATGGAAGCCTCGCAGAAACATGGGCGCGGGCCGGGGTGGTGTTTGTTGACTCGACACGGGGGCTGATCGAACACGGCAGTTTGTTCCGTCCGCATTTCGGCACGGTTGTCGGGCGGGACGAGAATCTGTTCACCCGGTTGAATGCGGCGGTGTTTTCCGGAGGTTCCTTTATCCATGTGCCGCCGGGCGTGCAACTGACCGCACCGCTCAAATGTTTCATGCATTTGCAAGGTGGCGGGAGCACCCAGTTTGGACGCACACTTATTGTCGTTGGCGAGGGGGCGGAAGTGACGTTTTTTGAGAGTTGCACTTCGGCGGCCAGACCCGGACCCGCATTGCACTGCGCCGTGGGTGAATTTGTTTTGGGTCGCGATGCCAAACTCAACTACGTGGCCTTGCAGAACTGGAAACCCAATGTGTTTAATCTTGCGGTGCTTCGAGCCCGTCTTGCCGCGGGCGCGTCCATTCGGTGGATTGATTGCAATGTGGGTGGCCGCCTCACGATGAAGTATCCATGCGCCTTGCTTGAAGGCGAGGGCGCCTCGGCCGAGGCCATGTCGATTTCGGTTGCGCGCACGGGGCAGCACCATGACTCGGGGGCCAAGATGTTTCATCTGGCCTCCAACACATCCAGCACGATCACGGCCAAGAGCGTGAGCATCGGCGAGGGCCGTTCCGGATACCGGGGATGGGTGCGGATGCCCGCCTCGGTGCATCGGTGCCACAATCACACCGAATGCGATGCGCTGCTGGTCGATCGCGCCAGCAGAACCGACACATATCCTGCCATCCAGGTGCGCGGATACGACAACACCGCCCAACATGAGGCGAGCGTTTCCCGTCTTGATGAGGAGCAGATTTTTTACATGCGCCAGCGGGGCCTGTCTGAAGATGTCGCGCGCGGCCTGAGCATAAACGGCTTTGTGAGCGACCTCGTGCAACGGTTCCCCCTTCAATATTCCCTTGAAATCAAAAAACTCATCGAACTGGAGATGTCCGGCTCCGTTGGTTGA
- the thrS gene encoding threonine--tRNA ligase, with protein MSMTPLEEIRHSCSHVLAAALLRIHPNAKLDIGPPTGTGFYYDVDLDHKLTQEDLDRLEVEMRKISAETQAFIRKEVSRTEAVEIIRKIGQERYKLGRLADIPEGEKISFYQNGEFIDLCAGTHVRHTSKLKAFKLLSIAGAYHRGDEKNKQLQRIYGTAFASKEELAQYLERQEQARLRDHRKLGKELKLFHIDEDVGQGLILWTPAGSVIRQELQNFILEELQKQGYSQVFTPHIGKLTLYKTSGHFPYYKESQFPAFAEPDAMSRVADEGCSCAELCARLEAVASSFADEINRRAGREVIGHNRVMDAGKLLDGFLLRPMNCPHHIKIFASQPHSYRDLPVRLAEFGTVYRWEQSGELNGMTRVRGFTQDDAHLFCTEGQVAQEVLGCLSLVKTVFATLGLTDYRVRVGLRDPNCAKYTGTAENWAKAEAACRDAARTLGVPFTEEPGEAAFYGPKIDFVVKDVIGREWQLGTVQVDYNLPIRFDLSYIGADNQPHRPVMIHRAPFGSMERFCGVLIEHFAGDFPIWLAPEQIRLVPVSDKVLSYGQNLLAQLRTAGLRATLDEHSGKLGAKIRSAETGKIPYTLVLGAKEAEAQAVSVRSRAKGDEGVMPFAQYLERVKHEVATRALPIRVSVPELNDVAKDGGKMNRFKRP; from the coding sequence ATGTCCATGACTCCTCTCGAAGAAATCCGGCATTCGTGCTCGCACGTGCTGGCCGCCGCCCTCCTTCGCATCCATCCGAATGCGAAACTCGACATAGGACCGCCGACCGGCACCGGTTTTTATTACGACGTTGATCTGGACCACAAGCTGACGCAAGAGGATCTGGACAGGCTTGAAGTGGAAATGAGGAAAATATCCGCCGAAACCCAGGCGTTCATTCGCAAGGAAGTTTCCCGCACAGAAGCCGTTGAGATCATCAGGAAAATCGGCCAGGAACGCTACAAGCTCGGCCGCCTCGCCGACATCCCCGAAGGCGAAAAAATCTCGTTCTACCAGAATGGCGAATTCATCGACCTGTGCGCGGGCACACACGTCCGGCATACGTCGAAACTGAAGGCGTTCAAACTGCTCTCCATTGCCGGCGCGTATCACCGCGGCGATGAAAAGAACAAGCAGCTCCAGCGCATTTACGGCACCGCCTTTGCCTCGAAGGAGGAACTCGCGCAGTATCTCGAACGACAGGAGCAGGCCAGGCTCCGCGACCACCGTAAACTCGGCAAGGAACTCAAACTTTTCCATATCGACGAAGACGTGGGACAGGGACTCATTCTGTGGACGCCTGCCGGCTCGGTCATCAGACAGGAGTTGCAAAATTTCATCCTGGAAGAGTTGCAAAAGCAGGGCTACTCGCAGGTTTTCACGCCGCACATTGGCAAGCTCACCCTCTACAAAACCTCCGGTCACTTCCCGTATTACAAAGAATCGCAATTCCCGGCTTTTGCCGAACCAGACGCCATGTCCAGGGTTGCCGACGAGGGTTGCAGTTGCGCAGAACTCTGCGCACGCCTCGAAGCCGTTGCTTCTTCGTTCGCTGACGAGATCAACCGTCGCGCCGGCAGGGAAGTGATCGGCCATAATCGCGTGATGGATGCCGGCAAACTTCTCGATGGTTTTCTGCTACGCCCGATGAATTGCCCGCATCACATAAAAATCTTCGCTTCGCAGCCGCACTCGTATCGCGACTTGCCGGTGCGTCTGGCGGAGTTTGGCACCGTGTATCGCTGGGAACAATCCGGCGAACTCAATGGCATGACCCGCGTGCGTGGCTTTACCCAGGACGACGCCCACTTATTCTGTACCGAAGGACAGGTTGCACAGGAGGTTCTCGGTTGTTTGTCGCTCGTGAAAACGGTTTTTGCCACGCTGGGTCTCACTGATTACCGCGTGCGTGTCGGACTACGCGATCCGAACTGCGCGAAATACACTGGCACGGCTGAAAACTGGGCCAAAGCCGAAGCCGCCTGCCGTGACGCCGCCAGGACACTCGGCGTTCCTTTCACGGAAGAACCCGGCGAAGCCGCCTTCTACGGCCCGAAGATCGACTTTGTCGTCAAGGATGTCATCGGCCGGGAATGGCAACTCGGCACGGTGCAGGTTGACTATAACCTGCCAATCCGCTTTGACCTCTCCTACATTGGCGCTGACAATCAACCGCACCGTCCGGTGATGATCCATCGCGCGCCCTTTGGTTCGATGGAACGTTTCTGCGGCGTGCTCATCGAGCACTTTGCCGGAGACTTTCCGATCTGGCTTGCCCCGGAACAAATCCGGCTCGTGCCGGTCAGCGACAAAGTCCTCAGTTACGGACAAAACCTCCTTGCTCAACTCCGCACCGCCGGCCTGCGCGCCACGCTCGATGAACACAGTGGCAAACTTGGGGCCAAAATCCGCAGTGCTGAAACCGGGAAAATCCCTTACACGCTTGTGCTCGGCGCGAAGGAGGCGGAAGCGCAAGCCGTCAGCGTCCGCAGTCGTGCGAAAGGTGACGAAGGTGTCATGCCGTTTGCACAGTATCTTGAACGAGTGAAACACGAAGTCGCAACCCGGGCGTTGCCGATCCGGGTATCCGTTCCAGAACTCAATGACGTTGCCAAAGACGGAGGCAAAATGAACCGGTTCAAACGACCATGA
- a CDS encoding ZIP family metal transporter, translating into MTLVLILIFSTLGSVGAVLLAAALFLTRRDFSSRLKTIILGYATGTLLGAAFLGMIPHALEHLPSHAVLTTVLAGIIGFFILEKLLVWRHCHEDDCHVHAQAGPLILIGDAFHNAIDGMAIALAFQQSWSLGIGTALAVIAHEIPQEIGDIMILIHHGWSRGRAVFYNVMASLTTLLGALLAYAIGNSVSGMAPYALAVSGASFIYIALADLTPDHRTQTCFRATLLQVTSMAAGIGTIILVHALMRPGH; encoded by the coding sequence ATGACACTTGTTCTCATCCTGATTTTTTCGACGCTGGGCAGCGTGGGCGCTGTGCTTTTGGCCGCCGCCCTGTTTCTGACGCGCCGCGATTTTTCATCCCGGCTAAAAACCATCATACTTGGCTATGCCACCGGCACCTTGCTGGGCGCGGCTTTTCTCGGGATGATTCCGCATGCATTGGAACATTTGCCGTCACATGCGGTGCTCACAACCGTTCTGGCAGGCATCATCGGGTTTTTCATCCTCGAGAAACTGCTGGTCTGGCGTCATTGCCATGAAGACGATTGCCATGTTCATGCACAAGCGGGGCCTCTCATTCTCATCGGAGATGCGTTCCACAACGCAATTGATGGCATGGCGATTGCATTGGCATTTCAACAATCCTGGTCTCTTGGCATCGGAACCGCACTTGCAGTCATCGCGCATGAGATCCCGCAGGAGATTGGTGATATCATGATCCTTATCCATCATGGATGGAGCCGAGGACGTGCTGTGTTTTATAATGTGATGGCAAGCCTGACGACACTCCTGGGCGCGTTGCTCGCTTACGCGATTGGCAACAGCGTATCCGGGATGGCTCCGTATGCATTGGCGGTTTCCGGGGCGAGTTTCATTTACATAGCGCTTGCCGACCTGACACCGGACCACCGCACACAAACCTGTTTCCGGGCGACCCTGCTACAGGTCACCAGCATGGCGGCGGGTATCGGCACAATTATACTGGTCCACGCATTGATGCGACCCGGGCATTAG
- a CDS encoding MBL fold metallo-hydrolase, producing the protein MITITLLVENTARDAGMLGEHGLAWWIDTGTHHVLFDTGQGMALLKNAMRLGINLESTDAIVLSHGHSDHTGGLEEVLTVAKHATLYLHPRATEPKYTGSDHKPHGRRISVDFVEKNAFRLSAARVEVTRVPVEVVSGVWTTGEIPRINDFEDTGGRFFLNAAMTRPDPLLDDQSIFIPTAKGLVVVFGCAHAGSINTLGHIGNLTNHAPIRALFGGLHLENATPRRMDATMKALREYHPEKMGFCHCTGFQAMRKLWDEFPGKCVQTQVSSQFEFPD; encoded by the coding sequence ATGATCACCATTACACTTCTCGTTGAAAACACGGCTCGCGATGCCGGCATGCTGGGCGAGCACGGTCTTGCCTGGTGGATCGACACAGGAACCCATCATGTCCTTTTTGATACGGGACAGGGCATGGCATTGCTCAAAAATGCCATGCGGCTTGGAATAAACCTCGAATCAACAGATGCGATTGTCCTCAGTCATGGACACTCCGATCACACAGGTGGATTGGAGGAAGTCCTGACTGTTGCAAAGCATGCGACACTCTACCTGCATCCGAGGGCCACCGAACCAAAATACACCGGTTCAGACCACAAGCCACATGGACGCCGGATCAGCGTGGATTTTGTGGAAAAAAATGCCTTCCGGCTTTCTGCCGCCCGAGTGGAGGTTACGCGTGTTCCGGTTGAGGTTGTCTCCGGAGTTTGGACGACGGGGGAAATACCCAGAATAAACGATTTCGAAGATACGGGAGGACGGTTTTTCCTCAATGCGGCAATGACCCGACCGGACCCCTTGCTGGATGATCAGTCCATTTTCATCCCGACGGCAAAGGGTCTGGTGGTGGTCTTTGGTTGTGCCCATGCCGGTTCGATCAATACGCTTGGTCATATCGGCAACCTGACGAACCATGCCCCCATCCGCGCCTTGTTTGGCGGCTTGCATCTCGAAAATGCCACGCCACGCAGAATGGATGCGACCATGAAAGCACTTCGCGAATACCATCCTGAAAAAATGGGGTTCTGCCATTGCACCGGATTCCAGGCCATGCGCAAGTTGTGGGATGAGTTCCCAGGCAAGTGCGTCCAAACGCAAGTGAGTTCACAATTTGAGTTTCCTGACTGA
- a CDS encoding class I SAM-dependent methyltransferase, with protein sequence MDADHWNERYAATGHFYGTEPNGFLAAMASLIPDGSVLCLAEGEGRNAVHLATLGHRVTAVDQSSVGLDKAQRLAATWGVTLETVVTDLATYPISPGRWAGIISIFAHLPSPLRRNLHAAVVHGLKPGGIFILEAYTPAQLAFNTGGPKDLVLLMQLDDLHTELAGLNLLVAREIERDVVEGPGHRGRAAIVQVVGRKPQK encoded by the coding sequence ATGGACGCTGACCACTGGAATGAACGCTACGCTGCCACCGGGCATTTCTACGGCACGGAGCCCAACGGGTTTCTCGCCGCAATGGCGTCGCTAATTCCAGACGGTTCGGTACTCTGCCTGGCCGAGGGCGAGGGACGTAACGCCGTCCATCTCGCCACGCTCGGGCATCGTGTGACCGCGGTGGATCAATCCTCCGTCGGTCTGGACAAGGCACAACGGCTCGCCGCAACGTGGGGTGTGACGCTGGAAACCGTCGTCACCGATCTAGCCACCTATCCGATCTCCCCGGGCAGATGGGCCGGCATTATCTCGATCTTTGCCCACCTGCCGTCGCCGTTGCGCCGTAACCTCCACGCTGCAGTCGTGCACGGGCTGAAGCCGGGCGGCATTTTCATTCTGGAAGCCTACACGCCCGCCCAGTTGGCCTTCAATACCGGTGGGCCGAAGGACCTCGTGCTGCTTATGCAGCTTGATGATCTCCACACCGAGCTCGCTGGTCTGAACCTTCTCGTGGCCCGGGAGATCGAACGCGACGTGGTGGAAGGCCCTGGCCACCGCGGCCGGGCCGCCATAGTTCAGGTCGTGGGACGCAAACCCCAAAAGTAG